One part of the Arabidopsis thaliana chromosome 1 sequence genome encodes these proteins:
- a CDS encoding P-loop nucleoside triphosphate hydrolases superfamily protein with CH (Calponin Homology) domain-containing protein → MATEQQDSQLCLATILEDFLKQRNIQVSVGVDSSSLKKADETFGGRDLPVDPSDLRRYEAARWVRNTLGVVGGRDLPADPSEEDFRIALRSGILLCNVLNRVKPGAVPKVVEAPNDPLVNQDGAALSAFQYFENLRNFLVFVEEMGIPTFEVSDFEKGGKSARIVECVLALKSYREWKQSGGSGTWRYILNSKPTTFGIAKQYKRKDSEVPVDAVTNSPSSTPSSEQPLLDQSDSNTKNDGTASSIDAIVRAVFSDMKQEDIPVIVEDMLKSVMVEYERRLATQNELLLMSAGNRDKLGSGDLGRTISGNEETLSDASYGEENVTEIVNNNMEASQDSNVEELENQDYELYAISKEKTEKQQLIIERQQTHTEELKHDLKAVKAGLSLLQMKYQQEFTSLGKHLHGLTYAATGYQRVLEENRKLYNQVQDLKGSIRVYCRVRPFLPGQKSVLTTVDHLEDSTLSIATPSKYGKEGQKTFTFNKVFGPSASQEAVFADTQPLIRSVLDGYNVCIFAYGQTGSGKTFTMMGPNELTDETLGVNYRALSDLFHLSSVRKETFSYNISVQMLEIYNEQVRDLLATNGQTSRLEIRNSTQDGINVPEATLVPVSTTSDVIHLMNIGQKNRAVSATAMNDRSSRSHSCLTVHVQGKDLTSGVTLRGSMHLVDLAGSERIDKSEVTGDRLKEAQHINKSLSALGDVIASLSQKNNHIPYRNSKLTQLLQDALGGQAKTLMFIHISPELEDLGETLSTLKFAERVATVDLGAARVNKDTSEVKELKEQIASLKLALARKESGADQTQLQRPLTPDKLLRKKSLGVSSSFSKSANSTRQVQTKHKPSQIDDVNSIEVKGTRKLIHQTKQIKLVNTFCSDYFMMCSEITCRVKVTLHLALTYKD, encoded by the exons ATGGCGACGGAGCAACAAGATTCACAACTTTGTTTGGCGACGATTCTGGAGGATTTTCTTAAACAACGAAACATTCAAGTTAGCGTTGGTGTGGATTCTTCGAGCTTGAAAAAAGCCGATGAAACTT TTGGAGGAAGGGATTTGCCAGTAGATCCTTCAGACTTGAGAAGGTATGAAGCAGCAAGGTGGGTAAGGAACACACTTGGTGTAGTTGGAGGAAGAGATTTGCCAGCAGATCCTTCAGAGGAAGATTTTAGAATTGCATTAAGAAGTGGAATTTTACTCTGCAATGTCCTCAACAGAGTTAAACCTGGTGCTGTCCCAAAA GTCGTCGAAGCTCCAAATGATCCTCTTGTTAATCAAGACGGTGCAGCTCTATCTGCGTTTCAGTACTTTGAAAATCTTCGaaattttcttgtgtttgtggAGGAAATGGGTATTCCAACGTTTGAAGTCTCCGATTTTGAGAAG GGAGGTAAATCCGCAAGAATCGTGGAGTGTGTTTTGGCTCTAAAGTCATATCGTGAGTGGAAACAGAGCGGAGGAAGCGGTACATGGAGATACATTCTGAACTCAAAACCAACCACGTTTGGCATTGCAAAACAATACAAACGCAAAGACTCAGAAGTACCTGTGGATGCTGTCACAAATAGCCCTTCTAGCACTCCATCAAGTGAACAACCTTTGTTAGATCAATCTGATTCTAATACCAAAAATGAT ggaaCTGCCAGTTCAATAGATGCCATTGTCCGTGCTGTTTTTTCTGATATGAAGCAAGAAGATATTCCAGTA ATTGTGGAAGATATGCTGAAAAGCGTTATGGTAGAATATGAACGTAGATTAGCAACACAGAACGAATTG CTACTGATGAGCGCGGGAAACAGAGATAAGCTTGGCAGTGGCGATCTTGGGAGAACTATTTCAGGAAATGAGGAGACGCTAAGTGATGCTTCG TACGGAGAAGAAAACGTGACAGAGATTGTAAACAACAACATGGAAGCTTCACAAGATAGTAATGTTGAAGAATTGGAAAACCAAGATTATGAGCTCTATGCAATTTCAAAAGAGAAGACCGAGAAGCAACAACTGATAATCGAAAGACAACAAACTCATACTGAG GAACTGAAACATGATCTAAAGGCTGTAAAAGCAGGTCTCAGTCTCTTGCAGATGAAATACCAGCAAGAGTTTACAAGCTTAG GCAAGCATTTGCATGGACTTACTTATGCAGCTACAGGATACCAAAGGGTTCTTGAAGAAAACCGGAAACTTTATAATCAGGTTCAAGACCTCAAAG GAAGCATAAGAGTTTACTGTCGAGTGAGGCCATTCTTACCTGGACAGAAAAGTGTCTTAACTACTGTGGATCACTTGGAGGATTCAACTCTATCAATTGCAACCCCTTCAAAGTATGGAAAAGAAGGTCAAAAAACATTCACCTTCAACAAAGTGTTTGGCCCTTCAGCATCTCAAG AGGCGGTGTTTGCAGACACTCAACCTCTGATCCGGTCTGTTCTTGATGGCTATAATGTATGCATATTTGCATACGGCCAAACAGGATCCGGAAAAACTTTCACCATG ATGGGACCTAATGAGCTCACGGACGAGACCTTAGGAGTAAACTACAGAGCATTGAGTGATCTCTTTCATTTGTCAAGTGTGAGAAAAGAAACCTTTTCATATAACATTTCAGTTCAAATGCTTGAAATTTACAACGAGCAAGTTCGAGATCTTCTTGCCACTAATGGCCAAACCAGCAG ATTAGAGATTCGAAACAGTACACAAGATGGAATCAACGTACCAGAGGCGACACTGGTTCCAGTCTCCACAACTTCAGACGTCATTCATTTGATGAATATTGGTCAAAAGAACCGTGCGGTCAGCGCCACAGCCATGAATGACCGCAGCAGTCGCTCTCACag CTGTCTCACAGTACACGTCCAAGGAAAAGATCTAACATCAGGAGTTACTCTAAGGGGTTCAATGCATTTGGTTGATCTTGCGGGAAGCGAAAGGATCGACAAGTCTGAGGTCACTGGTGATAGGTTAAAAGAGGCACAACACATCAACAAGTCTCTCTCTGCTCTAGGAGACGTGATTGCATCTCTCTCTCAGAAAAACAACCACATTCCTTATCGCAATAGTAAACTCACCCAACTGCTCCAAGACGCTTTAG GAGGACAAGCGAAAACGCTCATGTTTATTCACATTAGCCCTGAACTAGAAGATTTGGGAGAAACACTCAGCACCCTGAAATTTGCAGAGAGGGTGGCCACTGTTGACCTCGGTGCTGCTCGTGTCAATAAGGACACTTCTGAGGTTAAAGAACTCAAAGAACAG ATTGCTAGTTTGAAACTTGCGCTAGCGAGAAAGGAGAGCGGGGCAGATCAAACACAGCTCCAAAGACCCCTTACTCCTGATAAACTCCTCAGAAAAAAGTCACTTGGCGTTTCgtcttcattttcaaaatcagCAAACAGTACAAGACAGGTCCAAACCAAACATAAGCCATCACAGATTGATGATGTCAACAGCATTGAGGTAAAGGGGACAAGAAAACTCAttcaccaaacaaaacaaatcaaacttgTTAATACGTTTTGCAGTGATTACTTCATGATGTGTAGTGAAATTACTTGCAGGGTCAAAGTGACTCTGCATCTAGCCTTGACTTACAAGGACTAG
- a CDS encoding P-loop nucleoside triphosphate hydrolases superfamily protein with CH (Calponin Homology) domain-containing protein, with protein sequence MATEQQDSQLCLATILEDFLKQRNIQVSVGVDSSSLKKADETFGGRDLPVDPSDLRRYEAARWVRNTLGVVGGRDLPADPSEEDFRIALRSGILLCNVLNRVKPGAVPKVVEAPNDPLVNQDGAALSAFQYFENLRNFLVFVEEMGIPTFEVSDFEKGGKSARIVECVLALKSYREWKQSGGSGTWRYILNSKPTTFGIAKQYKRKDSEVPVDAVTNSPSSTPSSEQPLLDQSDSNTKNDGTASSIDAIVRAVFSDMKQEDIPVIVEDMLKSVMVEYERRLATQNELLLMSAGNRDKLGSGDLGRTISGNEETLSDASYGEENVTEIVNNNMEASQDSNVEELENQDYELYAISKEKTEKQQLIIERQQTHTEELKHDLKAVKAGLSLLQMKYQQEFTSLGKHLHGLTYAATGYQRVLEENRKLYNQVQDLKGSIRVYCRVRPFLPGQKSVLTTVDHLEDSTLSIATPSKYGKEGQKTFTFNKVFGPSASQEAVFADTQPLIRSVLDGYNVCIFAYGQTGSGKTFTMMGPNELTDETLGVNYRALSDLFHLSSVRKETFSYNISVQMLEIYNEQVRDLLATNGQTSRLEIRNSTQDGINVPEATLVPVSTTSDVIHLMNIGQKNRAVSATAMNDRSSRSHSCLTVHVQGKDLTSGVTLRGSMHLVDLAGSERIDKSEVTGDRLKEAQHINKSLSALGDVIASLSQKNNHIPYRNSKLTQLLQDALGGQAKTLMFIHISPELEDLGETLSTLKFAERVATVDLGAARVNKDTSEVKELKEQIASLKLALARKESGADQTQLQRPLTPDKLLRKKSLGVSSSFSKSANSTRQVQTKHKPSQIDDVNSIE encoded by the exons ATGGCGACGGAGCAACAAGATTCACAACTTTGTTTGGCGACGATTCTGGAGGATTTTCTTAAACAACGAAACATTCAAGTTAGCGTTGGTGTGGATTCTTCGAGCTTGAAAAAAGCCGATGAAACTT TTGGAGGAAGGGATTTGCCAGTAGATCCTTCAGACTTGAGAAGGTATGAAGCAGCAAGGTGGGTAAGGAACACACTTGGTGTAGTTGGAGGAAGAGATTTGCCAGCAGATCCTTCAGAGGAAGATTTTAGAATTGCATTAAGAAGTGGAATTTTACTCTGCAATGTCCTCAACAGAGTTAAACCTGGTGCTGTCCCAAAA GTCGTCGAAGCTCCAAATGATCCTCTTGTTAATCAAGACGGTGCAGCTCTATCTGCGTTTCAGTACTTTGAAAATCTTCGaaattttcttgtgtttgtggAGGAAATGGGTATTCCAACGTTTGAAGTCTCCGATTTTGAGAAG GGAGGTAAATCCGCAAGAATCGTGGAGTGTGTTTTGGCTCTAAAGTCATATCGTGAGTGGAAACAGAGCGGAGGAAGCGGTACATGGAGATACATTCTGAACTCAAAACCAACCACGTTTGGCATTGCAAAACAATACAAACGCAAAGACTCAGAAGTACCTGTGGATGCTGTCACAAATAGCCCTTCTAGCACTCCATCAAGTGAACAACCTTTGTTAGATCAATCTGATTCTAATACCAAAAATGAT ggaaCTGCCAGTTCAATAGATGCCATTGTCCGTGCTGTTTTTTCTGATATGAAGCAAGAAGATATTCCAGTA ATTGTGGAAGATATGCTGAAAAGCGTTATGGTAGAATATGAACGTAGATTAGCAACACAGAACGAATTG CTACTGATGAGCGCGGGAAACAGAGATAAGCTTGGCAGTGGCGATCTTGGGAGAACTATTTCAGGAAATGAGGAGACGCTAAGTGATGCTTCG TACGGAGAAGAAAACGTGACAGAGATTGTAAACAACAACATGGAAGCTTCACAAGATAGTAATGTTGAAGAATTGGAAAACCAAGATTATGAGCTCTATGCAATTTCAAAAGAGAAGACCGAGAAGCAACAACTGATAATCGAAAGACAACAAACTCATACTGAG GAACTGAAACATGATCTAAAGGCTGTAAAAGCAGGTCTCAGTCTCTTGCAGATGAAATACCAGCAAGAGTTTACAAGCTTAG GCAAGCATTTGCATGGACTTACTTATGCAGCTACAGGATACCAAAGGGTTCTTGAAGAAAACCGGAAACTTTATAATCAGGTTCAAGACCTCAAAG GAAGCATAAGAGTTTACTGTCGAGTGAGGCCATTCTTACCTGGACAGAAAAGTGTCTTAACTACTGTGGATCACTTGGAGGATTCAACTCTATCAATTGCAACCCCTTCAAAGTATGGAAAAGAAGGTCAAAAAACATTCACCTTCAACAAAGTGTTTGGCCCTTCAGCATCTCAAG AGGCGGTGTTTGCAGACACTCAACCTCTGATCCGGTCTGTTCTTGATGGCTATAATGTATGCATATTTGCATACGGCCAAACAGGATCCGGAAAAACTTTCACCATG ATGGGACCTAATGAGCTCACGGACGAGACCTTAGGAGTAAACTACAGAGCATTGAGTGATCTCTTTCATTTGTCAAGTGTGAGAAAAGAAACCTTTTCATATAACATTTCAGTTCAAATGCTTGAAATTTACAACGAGCAAGTTCGAGATCTTCTTGCCACTAATGGCCAAACCAGCAG ATTAGAGATTCGAAACAGTACACAAGATGGAATCAACGTACCAGAGGCGACACTGGTTCCAGTCTCCACAACTTCAGACGTCATTCATTTGATGAATATTGGTCAAAAGAACCGTGCGGTCAGCGCCACAGCCATGAATGACCGCAGCAGTCGCTCTCACag CTGTCTCACAGTACACGTCCAAGGAAAAGATCTAACATCAGGAGTTACTCTAAGGGGTTCAATGCATTTGGTTGATCTTGCGGGAAGCGAAAGGATCGACAAGTCTGAGGTCACTGGTGATAGGTTAAAAGAGGCACAACACATCAACAAGTCTCTCTCTGCTCTAGGAGACGTGATTGCATCTCTCTCTCAGAAAAACAACCACATTCCTTATCGCAATAGTAAACTCACCCAACTGCTCCAAGACGCTTTAG GAGGACAAGCGAAAACGCTCATGTTTATTCACATTAGCCCTGAACTAGAAGATTTGGGAGAAACACTCAGCACCCTGAAATTTGCAGAGAGGGTGGCCACTGTTGACCTCGGTGCTGCTCGTGTCAATAAGGACACTTCTGAGGTTAAAGAACTCAAAGAACAG ATTGCTAGTTTGAAACTTGCGCTAGCGAGAAAGGAGAGCGGGGCAGATCAAACACAGCTCCAAAGACCCCTTACTCCTGATAAACTCCTCAGAAAAAAGTCACTTGGCGTTTCgtcttcattttcaaaatcagCAAACAGTACAAGACAGGTCCAAACCAAACATAAGCCATCACAGATTGATGATGTCAACAGCATTGAG TGA
- a CDS encoding P-loop nucleoside triphosphate hydrolases superfamily protein with CH (Calponin Homology) domain-containing protein: MATEQQDSQLCLATILEDFLKQRNIQVSVGVDSSSLKKADETFGGRDLPVDPSDLRRYEAARWVRNTLGVVGGRDLPADPSEEDFRIALRSGILLCNVLNRVKPGAVPKVVEAPNDPLVNQDGAALSAFQYFENLRNFLVFVEEMGIPTFEVSDFEKGGKSARIVECVLALKSYREWKQSGGSGTWRYILNSKPTTFGIAKQYKRKDSEVPVDAVTNSPSSTPSSEQPLLDQSDSNTKNDGTASSIDAIVRAVFSDMKQEDIPVIVEDMLKSVMVEYERRLATQNELLLMSAGNRDKLGSGDLGRTISGNEETLSDASYGEENVTEIVNNNMEASQDSNVEELENQDYELYAISKEKTEKQQLIIERQQTHTEELKHDLKAVKAGLSLLQMKYQQEFTSLGKHLHGLTYAATGYQRVLEENRKLYNQVQDLKGSIRVYCRVRPFLPGQKSVLTTVDHLEDSTLSIATPSKYGKEGQKTFTFNKVFGPSASQEAVFADTQPLIRSVLDGYNVCIFAYGQTGSGKTFTMMGPNELTDETLGVNYRALSDLFHLSSVRKETFSYNISVQMLEIYNEQVRDLLATNGQTSRLEIRNSTQDGINVPEATLVPVSTTSDVIHLMNIGQKNRAVSATAMNDRSSRSHSCLTVHVQGKDLTSGVTLRGSMHLVDLAGSERIDKSEVTGDRLKEAQHINKSLSALGDVIASLSQKNNHIPYRNSKLTQLLQDALGGQAKTLMFIHISPELEDLGETLSTLKFAERVATVDLGAARVNKDTSEVKELKEQVHHIYFSSHYYTIHSLKIHCPNHQLPLLFAFRLLV, translated from the exons ATGGCGACGGAGCAACAAGATTCACAACTTTGTTTGGCGACGATTCTGGAGGATTTTCTTAAACAACGAAACATTCAAGTTAGCGTTGGTGTGGATTCTTCGAGCTTGAAAAAAGCCGATGAAACTT TTGGAGGAAGGGATTTGCCAGTAGATCCTTCAGACTTGAGAAGGTATGAAGCAGCAAGGTGGGTAAGGAACACACTTGGTGTAGTTGGAGGAAGAGATTTGCCAGCAGATCCTTCAGAGGAAGATTTTAGAATTGCATTAAGAAGTGGAATTTTACTCTGCAATGTCCTCAACAGAGTTAAACCTGGTGCTGTCCCAAAA GTCGTCGAAGCTCCAAATGATCCTCTTGTTAATCAAGACGGTGCAGCTCTATCTGCGTTTCAGTACTTTGAAAATCTTCGaaattttcttgtgtttgtggAGGAAATGGGTATTCCAACGTTTGAAGTCTCCGATTTTGAGAAG GGAGGTAAATCCGCAAGAATCGTGGAGTGTGTTTTGGCTCTAAAGTCATATCGTGAGTGGAAACAGAGCGGAGGAAGCGGTACATGGAGATACATTCTGAACTCAAAACCAACCACGTTTGGCATTGCAAAACAATACAAACGCAAAGACTCAGAAGTACCTGTGGATGCTGTCACAAATAGCCCTTCTAGCACTCCATCAAGTGAACAACCTTTGTTAGATCAATCTGATTCTAATACCAAAAATGAT ggaaCTGCCAGTTCAATAGATGCCATTGTCCGTGCTGTTTTTTCTGATATGAAGCAAGAAGATATTCCAGTA ATTGTGGAAGATATGCTGAAAAGCGTTATGGTAGAATATGAACGTAGATTAGCAACACAGAACGAATTG CTACTGATGAGCGCGGGAAACAGAGATAAGCTTGGCAGTGGCGATCTTGGGAGAACTATTTCAGGAAATGAGGAGACGCTAAGTGATGCTTCG TACGGAGAAGAAAACGTGACAGAGATTGTAAACAACAACATGGAAGCTTCACAAGATAGTAATGTTGAAGAATTGGAAAACCAAGATTATGAGCTCTATGCAATTTCAAAAGAGAAGACCGAGAAGCAACAACTGATAATCGAAAGACAACAAACTCATACTGAG GAACTGAAACATGATCTAAAGGCTGTAAAAGCAGGTCTCAGTCTCTTGCAGATGAAATACCAGCAAGAGTTTACAAGCTTAG GCAAGCATTTGCATGGACTTACTTATGCAGCTACAGGATACCAAAGGGTTCTTGAAGAAAACCGGAAACTTTATAATCAGGTTCAAGACCTCAAAG GAAGCATAAGAGTTTACTGTCGAGTGAGGCCATTCTTACCTGGACAGAAAAGTGTCTTAACTACTGTGGATCACTTGGAGGATTCAACTCTATCAATTGCAACCCCTTCAAAGTATGGAAAAGAAGGTCAAAAAACATTCACCTTCAACAAAGTGTTTGGCCCTTCAGCATCTCAAG AGGCGGTGTTTGCAGACACTCAACCTCTGATCCGGTCTGTTCTTGATGGCTATAATGTATGCATATTTGCATACGGCCAAACAGGATCCGGAAAAACTTTCACCATG ATGGGACCTAATGAGCTCACGGACGAGACCTTAGGAGTAAACTACAGAGCATTGAGTGATCTCTTTCATTTGTCAAGTGTGAGAAAAGAAACCTTTTCATATAACATTTCAGTTCAAATGCTTGAAATTTACAACGAGCAAGTTCGAGATCTTCTTGCCACTAATGGCCAAACCAGCAG ATTAGAGATTCGAAACAGTACACAAGATGGAATCAACGTACCAGAGGCGACACTGGTTCCAGTCTCCACAACTTCAGACGTCATTCATTTGATGAATATTGGTCAAAAGAACCGTGCGGTCAGCGCCACAGCCATGAATGACCGCAGCAGTCGCTCTCACag CTGTCTCACAGTACACGTCCAAGGAAAAGATCTAACATCAGGAGTTACTCTAAGGGGTTCAATGCATTTGGTTGATCTTGCGGGAAGCGAAAGGATCGACAAGTCTGAGGTCACTGGTGATAGGTTAAAAGAGGCACAACACATCAACAAGTCTCTCTCTGCTCTAGGAGACGTGATTGCATCTCTCTCTCAGAAAAACAACCACATTCCTTATCGCAATAGTAAACTCACCCAACTGCTCCAAGACGCTTTAG GAGGACAAGCGAAAACGCTCATGTTTATTCACATTAGCCCTGAACTAGAAGATTTGGGAGAAACACTCAGCACCCTGAAATTTGCAGAGAGGGTGGCCACTGTTGACCTCGGTGCTGCTCGTGTCAATAAGGACACTTCTGAGGTTAAAGAACTCAAAGAACAGGTCCACCATATATACTTCTCTTCACATTATTATACTATTCATTCTCTCAAAATACATTGTCCAAATCATCAGTTACCTTTGTTATTTGCTTTCAGATTGCTAGTTTGA
- a CDS encoding P-loop nucleoside triphosphate hydrolases superfamily protein with CH (Calponin Homology) domain-containing protein — MATEQQDSQLCLATILEDFLKQRNIQVSVGVDSSSLKKADETFGGRDLPVDPSDLRRYEAARWVRNTLGVVGGRDLPADPSEEDFRIALRSGILLCNVLNRVKPGAVPKVVEAPNDPLVNQDGAALSAFQYFENLRNFLVFVEEMGIPTFEVSDFEKGGKSARIVECVLALKSYREWKQSGGSGTWRYILNSKPTTFGIAKQYKRKDSEVPVDAVTNSPSSTPSSEQPLLDQSDSNTKNDGTASSIDAIVRAVFSDMKQEDIPVIVEDMLKSVMVEYERRLATQNELLLMSAGNRDKLGSGDLGRTISGNEETLSDASYGEENVTEIVNNNMEASQDSNVEELENQDYELYAISKEKTEKQQLIIERQQTHTEELKHDLKAVKAGLSLLQMKYQQEFTSLGKHLHGLTYAATGYQRVLEENRKLYNQVQDLKGSIRVYCRVRPFLPGQKSVLTTVDHLEDSTLSIATPSKYGKEGQKTFTFNKVFGPSASQEAVFADTQPLIRSVLDGYNVCIFAYGQTGSGKTFTMMGPNELTDETLGVNYRALSDLFHLSSVRKETFSYNISVQMLEIYNEQVRDLLATNGQTSRLEIRNSTQDGINVPEATLVPVSTTSDVIHLMNIGQKNRAVSATAMNDRSSRSHSCLTVHVQGKDLTSGVTLRGSMHLVDLAGSERIDKSEVTGDRLKEAQHINKSLSALGDVIASLSQKNNHIPYRNSKLTQLLQDALGNQQYSSVTESSHV; from the exons ATGGCGACGGAGCAACAAGATTCACAACTTTGTTTGGCGACGATTCTGGAGGATTTTCTTAAACAACGAAACATTCAAGTTAGCGTTGGTGTGGATTCTTCGAGCTTGAAAAAAGCCGATGAAACTT TTGGAGGAAGGGATTTGCCAGTAGATCCTTCAGACTTGAGAAGGTATGAAGCAGCAAGGTGGGTAAGGAACACACTTGGTGTAGTTGGAGGAAGAGATTTGCCAGCAGATCCTTCAGAGGAAGATTTTAGAATTGCATTAAGAAGTGGAATTTTACTCTGCAATGTCCTCAACAGAGTTAAACCTGGTGCTGTCCCAAAA GTCGTCGAAGCTCCAAATGATCCTCTTGTTAATCAAGACGGTGCAGCTCTATCTGCGTTTCAGTACTTTGAAAATCTTCGaaattttcttgtgtttgtggAGGAAATGGGTATTCCAACGTTTGAAGTCTCCGATTTTGAGAAG GGAGGTAAATCCGCAAGAATCGTGGAGTGTGTTTTGGCTCTAAAGTCATATCGTGAGTGGAAACAGAGCGGAGGAAGCGGTACATGGAGATACATTCTGAACTCAAAACCAACCACGTTTGGCATTGCAAAACAATACAAACGCAAAGACTCAGAAGTACCTGTGGATGCTGTCACAAATAGCCCTTCTAGCACTCCATCAAGTGAACAACCTTTGTTAGATCAATCTGATTCTAATACCAAAAATGAT ggaaCTGCCAGTTCAATAGATGCCATTGTCCGTGCTGTTTTTTCTGATATGAAGCAAGAAGATATTCCAGTA ATTGTGGAAGATATGCTGAAAAGCGTTATGGTAGAATATGAACGTAGATTAGCAACACAGAACGAATTG CTACTGATGAGCGCGGGAAACAGAGATAAGCTTGGCAGTGGCGATCTTGGGAGAACTATTTCAGGAAATGAGGAGACGCTAAGTGATGCTTCG TACGGAGAAGAAAACGTGACAGAGATTGTAAACAACAACATGGAAGCTTCACAAGATAGTAATGTTGAAGAATTGGAAAACCAAGATTATGAGCTCTATGCAATTTCAAAAGAGAAGACCGAGAAGCAACAACTGATAATCGAAAGACAACAAACTCATACTGAG GAACTGAAACATGATCTAAAGGCTGTAAAAGCAGGTCTCAGTCTCTTGCAGATGAAATACCAGCAAGAGTTTACAAGCTTAG GCAAGCATTTGCATGGACTTACTTATGCAGCTACAGGATACCAAAGGGTTCTTGAAGAAAACCGGAAACTTTATAATCAGGTTCAAGACCTCAAAG GAAGCATAAGAGTTTACTGTCGAGTGAGGCCATTCTTACCTGGACAGAAAAGTGTCTTAACTACTGTGGATCACTTGGAGGATTCAACTCTATCAATTGCAACCCCTTCAAAGTATGGAAAAGAAGGTCAAAAAACATTCACCTTCAACAAAGTGTTTGGCCCTTCAGCATCTCAAG AGGCGGTGTTTGCAGACACTCAACCTCTGATCCGGTCTGTTCTTGATGGCTATAATGTATGCATATTTGCATACGGCCAAACAGGATCCGGAAAAACTTTCACCATG ATGGGACCTAATGAGCTCACGGACGAGACCTTAGGAGTAAACTACAGAGCATTGAGTGATCTCTTTCATTTGTCAAGTGTGAGAAAAGAAACCTTTTCATATAACATTTCAGTTCAAATGCTTGAAATTTACAACGAGCAAGTTCGAGATCTTCTTGCCACTAATGGCCAAACCAGCAG ATTAGAGATTCGAAACAGTACACAAGATGGAATCAACGTACCAGAGGCGACACTGGTTCCAGTCTCCACAACTTCAGACGTCATTCATTTGATGAATATTGGTCAAAAGAACCGTGCGGTCAGCGCCACAGCCATGAATGACCGCAGCAGTCGCTCTCACag CTGTCTCACAGTACACGTCCAAGGAAAAGATCTAACATCAGGAGTTACTCTAAGGGGTTCAATGCATTTGGTTGATCTTGCGGGAAGCGAAAGGATCGACAAGTCTGAGGTCACTGGTGATAGGTTAAAAGAGGCACAACACATCAACAAGTCTCTCTCTGCTCTAGGAGACGTGATTGCATCTCTCTCTCAGAAAAACAACCACATTCCTTATCGCAATAGTAAACTCACCCAACTGCTCCAAGACGCTTTAGGTAACCAGCAATACTCAAGTGTTACTGAATCTAGTCACGTATAA
- a CDS encoding uncharacterized protein (unknown protein; FUNCTIONS IN: molecular_function unknown; INVOLVED IN: biological_process unknown; LOCATED IN: endomembrane system; Has 30201 Blast hits to 17322 proteins in 780 species: Archae - 12; Bacteria - 1396; Metazoa - 17338; Fungi - 3422; Plants - 5037; Viruses - 0; Other Eukaryotes - 2996 (source: NCBI BLink).), translated as MEIHRFMKRMVHVLLLLLAIHAHIQAVASITNTSVSAVHLKPNSILGNKTCCKIDFPVWQRELRSSGGGGGGGRGGGGGGSSGRGGNSGKGGSRGSSNSGGRGSSGNGNGGTGGGHSVGSGGDCFKHRGLTGTTIFLVFVSTLILYALKQ; from the coding sequence ATGGAGATACACAGATTCATGAAACGTATGGTTCACGTATTACTATTGTTACTAGCGATTCATGCGCATATCCAAGCCGTTGCTTCAATCACAAATACTTCTGTCTCAGCCGTCCATCTGAAACCTAATTCCATCTTAGGTAACAAAACGTGTTGTAAGATAGATTTCCCGGTTTGGCAGCGGGAGCTTCGAAGCAgcggtggtggcggtggaggaggtcgtggtggtggtggaggtggcaGCAGTGGTCGAGGCGGCAACAGCGGTAAAGGGGGCAGTAGAGGATCTTCTAATAGCGGCGGCCGTGGCAGCAGTGGAAATGGTAATGGCGGTACCGGTGGTGGCCATTCTGTAGGAAGCGGGGGTGACTGCTTCAAACACCGTGGTCTCACCGGAACTACAATATTTCTCGTCTTCGTAAGCACTTTGATTCTTTATGCGTTGAAACAGTAA